From one Ursus arctos isolate Adak ecotype North America unplaced genomic scaffold, UrsArc2.0 scaffold_1, whole genome shotgun sequence genomic stretch:
- the KCNJ13 gene encoding inward rectifier potassium channel 13: protein MDGSNCKVIAPLLTQRYRRMVTKDGHSTLQMDGAQRGLAYLRDAWGILMDMRWRWMMLVFSASFVVHWLVFAVLWYVLAEMNGDLELDHDAPPENHTICVKYITSFTAAFSFSLETQLTIGYGTMFPSGDCPSAIALLAIQMLLGLMLEAFITGAFVAKIARPKNRAFSIRFTDLAVVAHIDGKPNLIFQVANTRPSPLTSVRVSAVLYQERQNGELNQTSVDFHLDGISSEECPFFIFPLTYYHSIIPSSPLATLLQHESPPHFELVVFLSAMQEGTGEICQRRTSYLPSEIMLHHCFASLLTRGSKGEYQIKMENFDKTVPELPTPLVSKSPNRTDLDIRINGQSMDNFQISETGLTE, encoded by the exons ATGGATGGCAGTAATTGCAAAGTTATTGCTCCTCTCCTAACTCAGAGATACCGGAGGATGGTCACCAAGGATGGCCACAGCACACTTCAAATGGATGGTGCTCAAAGAGGTCTTGCATATCTGCGAGACGCTTGGGGAATCCTAATGGACATGCGCTGGCGCTGGATGATGTTggtcttttctgcttcttttgttgTCCACTGGCTTGTCTTTGCAGTGCTCTGGTATGTTCTAGCTGAGATGAATGGTGATCTGGAACTAGATCATGATGCCCCACCTGAAAACCACACTATCTGTGTGAAGTACATCACCAGTTTCACAGCTgcattctccttctccctggagACACAACTCACAATTGGTTATGGTACCATGTTCCCCAGTGGTGACTGTCCAAGTGCAATCGCCTTACTTGCCATACAAATGCTCCTAGGCCTCATGCTAGAGGCTTTTATCACAG GTGCCTTTGTGGCGAAGATTGCCCGGCCAAAAAATCGAGCTTTCTCAATTCGCTTTACGGATTTAGCAGTAGTAGCTCACATAGACGGCAAACCTAATCTAATTTTCCAAGTGGCCAACACTAGACCTAGCCCTCTGACCAGCGTCCGGGTCTCAGCTGTACTCTATCAGGAAAGGCAAAACGGTGAACTCAACCAGACCAGTGTGGACTTCCACCTTGATGGCATCAGTTCTGAGGAATGTCCATTCTTTATCTTTCCACTAACCTACTATCACTCTATTATACCATCAAGTCCTCTGGCTACTCTGCTCCAGCATGAAAGTCCTCCCCACTTTGAATTAGTTGTGTTCCTCTCAGCAATGCAGGAAGGCACTGGAGAAATATGCCAAAGGAGGACGTCCTACCTACCCTCCGAGATCATGTTACATCACTGTTTTGCATCTCTGTTGACCCGGGGTTCCAAAGGTGAATATCAAATCAAGATGGAGAATTTTGACAAGACTGTTCCTGAACTTCCAACTCCTCTGGTCTCCAAGAGCCCAAACAGGACTGACCTGGACATCCGTATCAATGGACAAAGCATGGACAATTTTCAGATCTCGGAAACAGGACTGACAGAATAA